A window of the Lolium perenne isolate Kyuss_39 chromosome 7, Kyuss_2.0, whole genome shotgun sequence genome harbors these coding sequences:
- the LOC127313668 gene encoding probable transcription factor GLK1, whose amino-acid sequence MLAVSAARCPVDDAVADQRSAEEEAVVSGVETVGASTDLDMDFDFTVDDIDFGDFFLRLEDGDALPDLEVDPAEIFAEFEAVAAGGGVEVELPDQQVPCAELLAAVEDVGSASPTGDVENVVFAEAGDEKGECNNQTDEDGNMGGDRPVVPDAKSPSSSTTSSSTEAESRHRSSGKSSHGKKKAKVDWTPDLHRRFVQAVEQLGIDKAVPSRILEIMGINSLTRHNIASHLQKYRSHRKHMVAREAEAASWTQRRQMYAAGGPPAAVKRPDPNMWTVPSVGYSPSPAPPPPPPHAMQHFVRPLHVWGHPSMDSPRMPMWPRHPIAPRPPMPSWAPPPPPSDPAFWHHPYMRPAYMPTHGTPCMAMPMAPAPKFPAPAVVPVAMPCPPPVYTPPSRPAPASKSQQDSQLQLLAQPSNESIDAAIGDVLSKPWLPLPLGLKPPSLGSVMGELERQGVANVPQACG is encoded by the exons ATGCTCGCCGTGTCGGCCGCGAGGTGCCCCGTCGACGATGCGGTGGCAGACCAGCGCAGCGCCGAGGAGGAAGCCGTCGTCTCCGGCGTGGAGACGGTAGGGGCGTCGAcggacttggacatggacttcGACTTCACCGTCGACGACATAGACTTCGGGGACTTCTTCCTCCGGCTGGAGGACGGCGACGCGCTGCCGGACCTCGAGGTCGACCCCGCCGAGATCTTCGCCGAGTTCGAGGCGGTGGCCGCGGGAGGCGGCGTGGAGGTGGAGCTTCCGGACCAGCAAGTGCCCTGCGCCGAGCTATTGGCGGCCGTGGAGGACGTCGGGTCGGCGAGCCCGACCGGTGACGTCGAGAACGTGGTGTTTGCTGAGGCGGGGGACGAGAAGGGTGAGTGCAATAACCAGACCGATGAAGATGGCAACATGGGCGGCGACCGACCCGTTGTGCCGGACGCGAAATCGCCGTCGTCGTCGACCACGTCGTCGTCCACGGAGGCCGAGAGCAGGCACAGGTCGTCAGGCAAGAGCTCCCACGGGAAGAAGAAAGCCAAG GTGGATTGGACACCGGATCTTCACCGGAGATTCGTGCAGGCGGTAGAGCAGCTCGGCATCGACAAGGCTGTGCCCTCTAGGATACTGGAGATCATGGGGATCAACTCACTCACTCGCCACAACATAGCAAGCCATTTGCAG AAGTATCGGTCTCATCGGAAGCACATGGTTGCACGGGAGGCGGAGGCAGCGAGTTGGACCCAACGGAGGCAGATGTACGCCGCCGGAGGACCCCCTGCGGCCGTGAAGAGGCCAGACCCGAACATGTGGACCGTGCCATCCGTCGGCTACTCGCCGtcaccggctcctcctcctccgccgccgcatgCTATGCAGCACTTTGTCCGGCCGTTGCACGTTTGGGGTCACCCCTCGATGGACTCGCCTCGGATGCCGATGTGGCCGCGGCATCCCATAGCGCCCCGTCCCCCGATGCCATCGTGggctcccccgccgccgccgtctgACCCGGCTTTCTGGCACCACCCTTACATGAGGCCGGCGTACATGCCGACTCACGGGACACCTTGCATGGCAATGCCGATGGCACCCGCTCCG AAATTCCCTGCTCCGGCTGTAGTTCCCGTTGCTATGCCGTGTCCTCCTCCGGTCTACACGCCCCCCTCCCGCCCAGCACCGGCGAGCAAGAGCCAACAAGATTCGCAGCTTCAACTACTAGCACAGCCA TCAAATGAGAGCATAGACGCGGCCATTGGTGATGTTTTATCCAAACCGTGGCTGCCGCTGCCGCTTGGACTGAAGCCCCCTTCACTGGGCAGCGTCATGGGCGAGCTGGAAAGGCAAGGCGTAGCTAATGTCCCGCAAGCTTGCGGGTGA
- the LOC139833434 gene encoding uncharacterized protein encodes MAPPTAPKKMAKKAAKKPPGNATIGAKAPFAKPRKAPAAKKKPEGMTDDEWQQDCLRRKLSTAERKGRRAVELEKKAQAARQHQHVMAGCIAATNASPWSTSMPVYVPGVISPSQAAFYNDGPSATPGCVTPNLSPHYQDALPHGGFNPNNLYSPAYEQREPGPGPDGDPFTGRRGPLEYDGAGAEEDDGVEEDDEEEEGVEDDEEDDDEDEEGGDEEDDEGAGDDDLVEVDADGVRTKKKKKKKASGTRGPKWTPLEDLCLCESWATVSHDSIIGANQKGGKYWARIKTEFDERKLINSDYQKVTMKRSQKAMSTRWAIIQASVNSFHGYHQDLETRGDSGADVAQLFDRAMEMYAKNSEGHKPFALMHCYGKLKVNEKWRLTRLSLSKGKDAIDLDAPLATSTGRPTGNKAAKAALADAASSEKTQASITKCLADVSSTFISRDKKADQRWAELLKRQEEKLELKKRRDDMSLLRTSTEGMSPRTRAVHNFFKGQILDEIEAKMAAADAAALAAASASAAPAAQQEQADASSTATPASASASATEQTHHAQEQADRDEVVVLDGPASTQDTTPSTNPFF; translated from the exons atggcgccgccgacagcccccaaaaagatggcgaagaaagcggccaagaagccgccgggcaatgcgacgataggggcgaaagcgccgttcgcgaagccgcggaaggcgccggctgcgAAGAAGAAGCCTGAAGGAATGACCGACGATGaatggcagcaagattgcctgcgccggaagctatcgacggcggagcggaaaggacggagggcggtggagctggagaagaaggctcaggcggcgcgccagcaccagcacgtaatggccgggtgtatcgccgccaccaacgcgagcccatggagtacgtccatgccggtgtacgttcccggagtgatctctccgtcgcaagccgccttctacaacgacggcccctccgccactcccgggtgcgtgacgcctaacttgtcgccgcactaccaggatgcgctgccgcacggcggcttcaaccccaacaacctctactccccggcgtacgagcagcgcgagccaggccccggtccggacggcgaccctttcaccggccgcaggggtccgctcgaatacgacggcgccggtgctgaggaggacgacggggttgaggaggacgacgaggaagaggagggggtggaggacgacgaggaggacgacgatgaggacgaagagggcggcgacgaagaggacgacgagggtgccggtgacgatgatctcgtggaggtagacgcggacggcgtgaggacgaagaagaagaagaagaagaaggcgtcgggcacacgaggcccgaagtggacgcctctggaagatctttgcctgtgcgagtcgtgggcgacggtgagccatgactccatcatcggcgccaaccaaaaaggcgggaagtattgggcgaggatcaagaccgagttcgatgagcgcaagctcatcaacagcgactaccagaaagtgacaatgaagaggagccaaaaggcaatgtcgacgcgatgggccatcatccaggcgtcggtgaactccttccatgggtaccatcaggacttagagaccagaggcgacagcggcgccgacgtcgcccaactg tttgatcGGGCCATGGAAATGTACGCCAAGAACTCGGAAGGTCACAAGCcgttcgcgctgatgcattgctatggcaagctcaaagtgaatgagaaatggcggctgacgcgcctgtcgctgtccaaggggaaggacgccattgatctggacgcgccgctggcaacttcgacagggcgtcctactggcaacaaggctgccaaggccgccttggccgacgctgcgtcgtctgagaagacgcaggcgtcgatcacgaaatgcctcgccgacgtctcctcgacctttatctcccgcgacaagaaggccgaccaaaggtgggccgagctgctcaagaggcaagaggagaagctggagctcaagaaacgcagggacgacatgtccctgctgagaacgtcgacagagggaatgtctccccggacgcgagcggtgcacaacttcttcaaaggccagatcctcgacgagatcgaagccaaaatggcggcggcggacgcggcggccctggcagcggcatcggcatcggcggcaccggcagcgcagcaagagcaggctgacgcgtcttctactgctacacctgcgtcggcctccgcgtcggcgacggagcagacgcaccatgcacaggaacaggcagatcgcgacgaggtcgtcgtgctcgacgggcctgcgtcgactcaggacacgacgccgtcgaccaaccccttcttttga